Genomic DNA from Cheilinus undulatus linkage group 10, ASM1832078v1, whole genome shotgun sequence:
TAACAAAGCAAAAACTGTGGTGActaaacaaaacacacatgCCTAAAAGCATTCAATTTTACATAACATAATAGAATTACAAGCCGGGTTTGTTTTATAGTGAGTTTTGTGTTATACATGTAGATTCACACTTACCAGAAGAAGTTTCTTGGTTGTGCTATTCAGGTTGACAAATTAATCTACACTGCAAACAAAGGGTACATAGATGTTAGTTAATGTCATGTTTGAATGCAATAACTTTAAGTGGCAATGGTATAGAAGATAAGTAGTCCCTGTAACCAACATCTTAAAGAATCCATGTACAtaagtgaataaaaatgtaacattttttgaGAACTTACAAGTACTCACTTCACTATTCAAGTTTCATGAATTTTTCCTTTTGACAGAATACAAATTTAAATAAGACTGGGGTGCACTTTAATAGTACAAATCTACTACTCGATAATACCATTGGGTCAAGTACAGCATTGAAACTTATGAACACTTCCTAATAAATTCGACGTAAGCAGACATTTTAAATAAGCATTTGAAACTTCAAATTTattatgaaaacacaaattgttCAACACCCCCTCGAAAGCAGCCAAGTTACCGTTAAGTAGCGAACTAGCTTACGTTGCTAGCTAACCCGTTTCTCAGCTTTCGCAAAACGAATTATATCAATTCATGGAgcaaaaaatgcttaaaaagtaTAACCTCAGATCGTAGAAAATTTTATCACAGTAAGACTTCAAGTCTTAAtgttgctttgttttccatAACTTCTAAATCGCACTCCTAGCTTACGCTAACTAAACACATAGCACGACAGCTATCATCGTAAGCTAATCGATTTGGCTAGCAAACCCAAACACAAACATTGGAGAAGTTAAAAGTTGCTCAGATTTAATGGAAAGTCAAATAGCCCCCGAACACATGCATCATTTGTATACAATTCAGCCAGCGCAAGCCACtaactgtgcatttaaaagaTTTCCGTAGCTATTTTCAAGAAGCGTTTGCAGCACTGCTAACGCTAGCTAGCCAGTGCCGTTAACTAGCGTGCCGCTGAGTGTGTGGGAGAGCTGTAAGCGGAGGGGGAGCCCATTTCGTCCGATTTGTTATCAGCGAGTGGCGCTACAATGTGAAATATCTGACCCAGaagctgaaaaaatacaaatcatgCGGGGAAAGGTTACCAGTCTGCATGTTTGAATTTAAGCAATACTATCTCGTACAACAGCGACCGAATTTAGTCAAAACTGTCAGTTATTTACCCCAGATAAACTCTTTGAAGAGTGCTGAAATAGTGTGCGTGCGTCGGTGGTGTTCCCTCTCTCCCGATCGCCATGAAATTAGACAAAAGAGGAAGTGGCTTGTCGGTGGGGGGGTCAGGCCGTCTGTGAAAAAGCTTTAGTGGACTGGAAGGAGCGCCCTCGCGTTACACGGCGGTACAGCAATCTTATCTGACAAAGACATGAAACTCCACTTTCTAATAGATATTTTGCCAAAGTCAACAACTTTCTGTTGTACCTAAAAACTTTGTtagctgtgttttttaaagatccGATTATGTATTTCCTCAAAGATTATTACCCTGTCTCTCCAAGGAAACTAAGAGTTCAGACACATTCAAGTACCCGTTAAACTAACCTTAACCATAAATTGTCCCTCCCTATCTTCAGACATTGgggaaaaacagatttttaaaatcccaaTATATAAGCTAAATAAGTCATGACCTTACAAAAAAATACTTGATATCCCAGCAAAACCTACCCCAGCAAGAGTGTaataaattatataaatatatgttgCCTCAGGAATTCCATACTTCAGACTTTATGGTAACAGCCGAGAACCATTTACTCATGGAAAAGCAATGATTAATAATGTTAAATGATTAGTGAACTAAAATATTGCTAATTGTTGTCGAACGGTAAACCAGTGTTAAACTTATGATTTATTCCTCATTTGAGCCCTTATAACAATGCCAAATTTTCCCATGAAAAATACTTCTTTGCAACTTCAGTATGATACTAAAATAAGCCAGTGGTTATGATtatcattgaaaaaaaattcttgccTGATACACTCTTTTCTTATGACCAACAGCTGGACAAAATTATCAATGAAAAGAgaacactttgaaaaaaatacaaaaaccaaTAGTTTTAAACTGAACTTTATTCATACATAAATTGTGCAACAGGAATATTTCTCTctaaaagacatgaaaaattGTTTCTTGAAGGCCACCAAATCATCTGCATTGCTCctgctttcaaaatacaacCATGATTTGCATTGTGTGTACTCTCTCTAACCACTGCTCAGTAGTTTACATTGTGCCCTATGGAGTCCAGCTGCAGCATCAGTTcagttattttgttattatagtGCATGTGCCACCTGTTGAAAGGTATCTGAATCAGTGCAGATTGCCAAAATGTGTTGCTGAGAATAGACCATAGCGCCGAGAACTGTGTTATATGCTTAAGGCATGATTAGCTTACGGTTTCATCAGTATTATTAAAACTAATGTGATATGAATAAAGCCATTCTTTTGCTTTAACAAGAAGAGTTGCCTCTAATGGCTGAAATTAAACACAGAAGAGAAGCTGTAATTTATGAGCCTGTGTGGGGTTTATCTTGGAGTTGTTAAAACTGCTTTACTTATACATATTCATATGTGATTAAGACATTTCTTGTCCACCTCTTAATATTTAGTCATTTTGAAATCTCGAAACACAAATATTAAAGTTGACAAGATCTGATGGGACACAGGGGACCACTTACCTCAATTCAATGAAACTCCTTCTCTAATAAGTTTTCAAACAAGTAATGAGGAATTATTAAAGCACATTCTGCTAACTTCTGTATAAAAGTAGTGTTATTTGATGAGAACACTGTATCATTTTTCATACAAACCAATCATCAATGTTTCAAACAACTGAAGAAGTATTAGTCAAATTCTTTGTGCATTAAAATTAGCTCACTTATTCATGCACATTTCCCTAATACATTGTACTTTGATAATAGCTACTAATTGCTTGGTTCTTGATTATGGACTCtgtttttttgcctcattattgcGGCAGGTTTCAGCTCTTAGCCATAGGAGCACACAAAGCAGGGTGCTTAACATGGTTATGAATGCAGTAATCACGCTGAGAGCACCATGAAGTTGTCAGTTCTCTTCTATAAGTTTTAAGTCCAGTTCTGTGCAATCTCTTTCAAAAACAATCTTTTGTCCTCCCTCTACCACAGccctttttcttttatctccagcctcttcttcttcttcactttCACTTAGTGGCCCAATGCTGGCTCGTCCCAGGAACTCAGCAGGGGAGAAGGCTGAGTGCTGTTCTGCCTGGGAAGACACTTGTGCTACATAGCCACCTGTAGCACACACTTGGTTTTCATGATTACCaatctacaaaaaaagaaatgtctttATTACCACAGGATTATTTGACTGAACACTTGACACATTAGATGAGAATGTGATATTCTTACAGACTAACTTTGCTGAGACTAAACaggatgtttttgtttagttCTTATGGTAGAGTGACTGCAAAACTGAGGAGGGACAACCTGTGGCAGCCTTATTATGAATGAATATGCCAAACTCCCTTTAGGGCATCATGGCCAATGTCCTGCTAATAAATACTTTTTGAGTAAGGATCTAATGGGCCCAACGTTGACACAAGTCTGAATTGAATAGAGTGAATTTGAGTGCGTGCTCAGcaaaagttttgaaaagaaaacacacaagtTAAACATGGCTGCTGAATACCTACAGATACCTTTAAATATTTgtatctacatatatacaacaAGAAAAGACTGACAGCAGCTGCCTGACCTAATTTCCTACTGGACATTCTGACTCACCTGTGTCATCTTGCTGAAGTCAAGTCCTGGTCTGGGGCAGGGCTGAACATCTGGGTCGTGGCGTCTTTTCAAGCGAGGTTTACGCATGTCACAAGGCTGCGAGTGACATCGTGGCAGTGCAGGATGCAAGTGACGCCTAGAAGATGGAGGTGTGCTGCAGGCAGAGGTGGGAGAATGGGAAAGGGCAGGTTGCTCCATGCCACAACAGCCATAAGTCAAAGCAGAAGCTAAGGAGGGCTGAGAGGGCACAAGAACTACAGAGCCATCTTGAATATgcacaggagagagagaaaagcgaCGCTGCAGCACTGAGTGAGAAACCATGGGGGCTGGTGAGGAAGAGCAAGAGGAAGGAGTAGCAAAGGAGGCAGAATATGTTCCTCTTAGCTTGTCACAGGAGTCCCAAGGGAAGCTCCATGGTAGTGGAGAGTCAGAGGACAGTGCTAAGCTAAAAAAGGTGGGGCTTGAAGATGAGTGTAGGGAAGAAGAGGTGATGGAGGAACTTGGGCCACAAAGTGGCACAGAGCTGGCTCCAGAGCCTGAACTAGATGCTCCTCCACTTTGGCAGCCACGTTTTACCGGGGTCCAAACCTTGGATGCACAAGGATGCCAGCTGGAGCGGCATCGAGACAAGTCCTCTGGGACAGAGAGGGACCGGCAGTGGCGTTTTGAAGGTGGTGGTGGAGGGGAGCTTTGGAGAGCCGTGTCCATGAAGGACACCTCTGATCTCTGGAGACAATCTCCTGAGTGAGAAGTGTGCCATAAGGAGACTGGTCCACAGGTATCATCTTCAAGGTTGGCTTTGGATGATGGATGTGAAGTTGAGCTGGTTTCTAAAGAATACCAAAAGATAGATGTGAGACAATTTTCACAACTGGTTGGTTTCAAATGTTACACTCAGGTCAATGAACTTGCCTTGTGTTGATTTACTAGCACTCCATGACACAGTGGGACTGGAGCCCACTGCAGGTAATGACTGAAACGGAAATAAAGGTAGAATGTAAAATGAGGGCCCAATATACTGAGTGTATAAGAGCTCAAAGGAGCTGGTTCGttgccattgttgttgttgccaTTATCAAACTCACCACATTGAATGAGAAAGCCTTGTAATAAGGCTCTTCCAAACTCTGCTTACGGAGCTGTTCCGTTATAAGCGTCACCATAATTGTAGTTACAATCCAAGGAAAGACATTGAGATGAGGAGATTTACTGAGGGCAGTGGAAATCTTATTAGTCAGAATCCTGGCATGGTCTGTGGTGTCCCCTCCACACCTCAACCAGCCAGACTGACCAGCTTTCTCCTTATGCCACCATCATCCTTAGGCCACCTGGAGAGACAAAGGAAATGGGATTCTTATGAAAAGCATAAATGATTAACTGATGGCCCAGCAGAGAAACTGCTTAATTCAAGAGCACCCTATAGATTGCCAGACAGAGTCATCACACATTTTGTAAGACTGGTAAGATTCAGTGATCAGGTATTGTTTTACTCAATAAGTTTAAGCTGTAGTAGTGTGGGAAAAGCCCATGGAAAGAAGAAAAATCCTGAATAAATGCACTAAAATTACTGGGAATGGACTACTTAACAAAACCCAGTCCAAGATCTACATGCTACATTGGCAAAGCAGAGATCACCATGGAGGTGAGAAGACCCAGAACAAAGAAACGCTTTACATTCTATCATGCACAGTGACCATGGACATTTCTTATTGAGCTACatgtatgaagaaaaaaacacgcatacaaaaaaacacaataaatcataagttaaagaaaaactttagATGAAATAGGCTTGGCAGTCAAAGTCAGTATAACTAGAAAACAGATGACAAAAGTAGTGAGTGGAGATGTGGACTGAAGGGGTTGGGACTGACTAAGAGACAGAGGATGGGGGAAGTGTTTGAAAAATGAATGGGGATAGGGGTTGGAAGCATGCCATGGTCACTCTGCAAGAGAAACAAAAGATCAGTGACCATGTCTCAAGGGCTTTTATTACCCAGGCAAGCCCAAAATGGTGTGATATATCCTGTGAGCAGGAGACCAAAAGATAGCTTAATAAGAATGTGATGCATGTTCTTTGAACCCATGTTATTAAGTTAACTTTTAAGCTCTTAAGTTAACTTTCAGTGACACATATACTGAAgatataacctgacacgccagatggaacAATAAGAAAACGGGCTTATctatctgttttgcaaggttaccataGATAAGCAACCATTTGAAACCTACAATATGCACTTAAAATTGAAACTAAAACAGAAAGATAAGATAAACAGTCCATACATAGAGAACTGGAATGTTCACAAAGCCTTATTAACCACTGTATCTTTTAAAGTGTGAAGTACACAAAATTAAGAGCACATTATATTCTAACAAAACATATACTACAGTAACTTTATCAATTTCAGTTCAGCAGAATTAAAGCACTAGGCCACTGACAATCAAATGTGGCCTCCAGGGCCTTCCTCCTTGTGGCAGACATGGTGCTACATTGCTAGCTTAGTTCCACATGCCAGAAGACCAGCTTCTTCACC
This window encodes:
- the LOC121516847 gene encoding protein FAM53C-like translates to MVTLITEQLRKQSLEEPYYKAFSFNVSLPAVGSSPTVSWSASKSTQETSSTSHPSSKANLEDDTCGPVSLWHTSHSGDCLQRSEVSFMDTALQSSPPPPPSKRHCRSLSVPEDLSRCRSSWHPCASKVWTPVKRGCQSGGASSSGSGASSVPLCGPSSSITSSSLHSSSSPTFFSLALSSDSPLPWSFPWDSCDKLRGTYSASFATPSSCSSSPAPMVSHSVLQRRFSLSPVHIQDGSVVLVPSQPSLASALTYGCCGMEQPALSHSPTSACSTPPSSRRHLHPALPRCHSQPCDMRKPRLKRRHDPDVQPCPRPGLDFSKMTQIGNHENQVCATGGYVAQVSSQAEQHSAFSPAEFLGRASIGPLSESEEEEEAGDKRKRAVVEGGQKIVFERDCTELDLKLIEEN